In the genome of Stegostoma tigrinum isolate sSteTig4 chromosome 16, sSteTig4.hap1, whole genome shotgun sequence, the window atggtaatctcaccCAGCGGGAAGTGCAATGCAGAATGATACCAGTGTTACAATGGACAAGCCATGCTCTGTAGGACTCTGAATGATTGGTCATGTGAACACTTCTGTAACTCTTTGGAACATAAGAGGAGGGAGCGAAATCCCTTATTGGTGCTGGAGTAGTGTGaaattgttaaattttaaaaatcattgagGCCTCAGCAGGAGTattgtattcatttgtgggcaCATATCTTAAAGATGTCAAGGTCACAGAAGAATAAACTAGAATGGGATAAGAGAATTCACTCCTAAAACCCATGTACCTGTCTTTGTTCCTCTTAAACTGCTGGTGAGAACCATCATCTGGTCATTTACTCTAATACCATGTATTGTGTTAAATTTTTATTTTTAGCTATTCTGTTAAAGGTACTTTCAGGACAAGATGTGAGCCCATCATTTGGCAGCCTAAGGTGACACTGtgcggagctggaagaacacagcaggtcaggcagcagaggagtaggagagtcgacgtttcatcctgatgaagggtctaggcccgaaacatcgactctcctactcctctgctgcctgacctgctgtatttctccagctccacactgcatcgaTCCttactccagtatctgcagttcatgctatctctgATATGGCAGCCTTAACTAGACAGTGGTGTCCAGTTTATGTACCACATAATAACTAGCATAAAACTTAAAACCTCAGTGCTGGCAGTTCATATTGAACCCGTCATCACTTCCAATAAAAAAGCAGCACCCATTTTCACGAAGAGGACAAGAAATAATTAAAGCCAGCTTATTTGAGGTGAAAACTGTTAAATTGTTATCTTTAATTATGCATACTACATTTTAAATGCAAAGGTACAGCAGACGCATTAAAagcaagtcatgtctgacaattCTTTTCACAGCCCTGAACAGTTAGATGAAAAGGAATGCTGTAGGTGTGGAATTTagatgtttgataaggtttctTACAAAGACGTTGGTAGCAAAATTCTGCCACTTAATACAAGATGAAGTGATGTAAAATTAAGTTGAACTGAAGAATTCAGCCCCAAGGTAGGTGCTGGATCCTGCTTTTTCTCTGAATATAGACTATTTGGATTCTGATAATGTATACAACTGGCTGTGTACAATTACACAAACTGTAATTTTGGTCTCATGAACAATGGTATTTCTAACACATAGGAAGAGATAGTCAGGGTAGTGGAATGGCGAGACAGTTGCACTGTAGGAAGTAACACATTTGGGAGAACACAGGTGAAGTTTCAATTTAAATACAGAGTTCAAATTTTGTACAGGGTTGAGATTGAAGTACTTGACAAAAAGAATggtttaatcatagaatcataccatacaagaggccctttggcccatcagctACCTGAAATCTACCCTGGTCCCACTTTCCAACATGAGGCAGCTGAAACAATCAGATGCAGAAACAACAGGATGGTGAAATTATTTTCTTTGTCTACTAAAGTGCCGGTACGGGTTCAATACAGTTCTCAACCTTGAGTTCAAATTCATTTCTAGCATTGGCCAGCAATTTAAAGCACTGTACAAGGTGAGCAGCAGGTGGCATCTATGTTTATTGCTCAGTAATTGTGAATTGTTACATATTTAAATGGGGTGACCATGACCGACTGCAGCAACTCATGGGACCAGAGTATTCCAGAGGGTCATCTACCACCCAAACTTGAAGTTAATCCTCTATCTACCAGGCTGAACTTCCAAATTCTTTGGGTATCAGGTGCAGTcacaatttaaatttaaactcGATTGAAGAGTCTGCAAGTTTCCAGGAAAGGACAGTAATCCCACGTGTCAATGCTCTCAGACACATCTTGaaagaagaatcatagaatccctaactTGTGGTGATGATTTGAATTGCATTAAAGTTTTATCAGTTTTACAATAGGTTTAAGGCATTCCTGAGGTTGTGCTACTGTCTCGTGTTGCATTTTAAATTTTATCCAGTATCCTTGTGAATGTTCACCAGAACAACTAAAACAGATGTTATATTAGGGATCTTGCGGTTCCCTTGTTAACTGTGAGCTTGTTTCATGAGCTGCGGGGGATGTGACCAGTGCCTTTGCAACGTAAGTTTAGCCGTCATCTACCTCAGTCATTCTCTTCCATCCAGTGCAGATTCTCAAAGGTTGTACTGTCCATTTTGTCGATGTATAGCTGCCCATTTAAATGGTCCATTTCGTGCTGTAGGATCCGTGCAGCCCAACCTGAGGCTCGCCAGGAAACGGCCTCACCACGttcatccagacctggggacagGTGACAGACATCGCTGAGGACGGGGGGAGGCTGAAGGTGGAGGTGCCCCCTTCCGCCCCTTCGCTGAATCCACCAACACCCgcgaccctgaccctaaccctcaCCCCCACCGCGACCCCCGACCCTCACCCCCCCGCGACCCCGACCCTCACCCCCTTCCCGCACCCGCGACCCCGACCCTCACCCCCTTCCCGCACCCGCGACCCCGACCCTCACCCCCTTCCCGCACCCGCGACCCCGACCCTCACCCCCCCCCGGGACCCCGACCCTCACCCCCTTCCCGCACCCGCGACCCCGACCCTCACCCCTTCCCGCGACCCCGACCCTCACCCCCTTCCCGCACCCGCGACCCCGACCCTCACCCCCTTCCCGCACCCGCGACCCCGACCCTCACCCCCCCCGGGACCCCGACCCTCACCCCCTTCCCGCGACCCCGACCCTCACCCCCTTCCCGCACCCGCGACCCCGACCCTCACCCCCTTCCCGCACCCGCGACCCCGAACCTCACCCCCTTCCCGCACCCGCGACCCCGACCCTCACCCCCCCCCGCGACCCCGACCCCGGCGGACCTGTCACCTCCACCGCCCGGTACCGGGGCACACAGGCAGCGTACCCCGGGACACTGTGACAGGCCTCCGGCCACACGGCGGTTCTGGAGTCGATCACCCGGAGCTGGGGGTTAATGAAGACCCGGAGCGGGACAGCGACCATGTCCCGGGCCTGGCGGGCGGCCGGAGCCTCGGCCTCGAGTATCTGCTCCGTCACCTCGAGCACCATCACCTGGAGCGGGACACCGAGCTGCGGTGCGCTCAGTCCCAGGGCCCCGAGCCTCCGCATCGTCCGGACCAGGGCCGACACCAGCCGCTGCACCTCGGGGCCTGTCACCTCGGCGGCAGCTACCGGCGCAGCCCGAGCCCGCAGGACCGGCTCCCCGACCAGGCAAGGCCGAGGGAACGGGGGAACCGGAGGGCCCCGGAGCCGGCGCCGTATAAACGCCCAAAAACTCCGCTGCTTCTGGCTGTAAGGTCTTCCGGGGCCGCACCGCCCCAAGGCCCGGCCTCCACAGGCCGCCAGCTCCCAGCTCGAAAGGCGCGGGGCCCGGAGGATCCACCGCCAAACAGGCAGCATCGCGGGAGGCGGCCGCAGGAGAGAGCGCGGCTTCAGCTGCACCGCCCGTCCACACCCAGGCACCTACCCCCGGGGAAAGGGAGGGCAGCGCCCCGGGCCGGGccacacactgacccctactcactgaccccctactcactgaccccctactcactgacccccactcattgaccccctactcactgacccatacacactgacccatacacactgacccctactcactgacccctactcactgacccctacacactgaccccctactcactgaccccctactcactgacccccacacattgaccccctactcactgacccatacacactgacccatacacactgacccctactcactgacccctactcactgacccctacacactgaccccctactcactgaccccccactcactgaccccctacacactgactcccgactcactgaccccctacacactgaccccctactcactgacccctactcactgacccctacacactgaccccctactcactgaccccccactcactgaccccctacacactgactcCCGACTCACTGACCCCCttcacactgacccctacacactgacccccacacattgaccccctactcactgacccatACACACTGACCCATACGCACTGACCCATACGCACTGACCCATACGCACTGACCCATACACACTGACCCATACGCACTGACCCATAcgcactgacccctacacactgaccccctactcactgaccccccactcactgaccccctacacactgacccctactcactgaccccgacacactgacccctactcactgacccctacacactgaccccctactcactgacccctactcactaacccctacacactgacccctacacactgaccccctactcactgacccctacacactgaccccctactcactgacccctactcactaacccctacacactgaccccctactcactgaccccctacacactgaccccctactcactgacccccactcactgacccccactcactgacccctacacactgacccctactcactgaccccgaCTCACTGACCCCCACTCACTGACCcccactcactgaccccctactcactgacccctactaactgaccccctactcactgaccccctacacactgaccccgactcactgacccctacacactgacccctactcactgaccccgacaaactgacccctactcactgacccctacacactgaccccctactcactgacccctactcactaacccctacacactgacccctacacactgaccccctactcactgacccctactcactaacccctacacactgaccccctactcactgaccccctacacactgaccccctactcactgacccccactcactgacccccactcactgacccctacacactgacccctacacactgacccctacacactgaccccctactcactgaccccctacacactgaccccctactcactgaccccctactcactgacccctactaactgaccccctactcactgaccccctacacactgaccccgacTCACTGACCCCcactcactgacccctactcactgacccctactcactgacccctacacactgaccccctactcactgaccccctactcactgacccctacacactgaccccctacacactgacccctactcactgacccctacacactgaccccctactcactgaccccctactcactgacccctacacactgacccctacacactgaccccctactcactgaccccctacacactgacccctacacactgacccctactcactgacccctacacactgacctctagacactgacccctactcactgacccctacacactgaccgcctactcactgaccccctacacactgaccccctacacactgacccctacacactgacccctattcactgaccccctacacactgacccctactcactgactcctactcactgacccctacacactgaccccctacacactgaccccctactcactgacccctactcactgacccctactcactgacccctacacactgaccccctacttactgacccctactcactgacccctacacactgacccctactcactgacccctactcactgacccctacacactgagcccctactcactgaccccctactcactgacccctactcTCTGACCCCgactcactgaccccctacacactgaccccctacacactgacccctactcactgacccctacacaatgacccctactcactgaccacctacacactgacccctacacactgacccctactcactgaccccctacacactgatccctacacactgacccctacacactgaccccctacacactgacccctactctCTGACCCCTACACTgtgacccctactcactgaccgctacacactgaccccctactcaccgaccccctactcactgacccctacacactgacccctacacactgacccatacacactgaccccctactcactgaccgctACACGCTGACGCCCTACTCACTGACcgctacacactgacccctactcagtgaccccctacacactgagcCCCTACACACTGActcctacacactgaccccctactcactgaccgctACACGCTGAcgccctactcactgacccctacacactgactcctacacactgaccccctacacactgacccccacacattgaccccctactcactgaccactACTCACTgaacccctactcactgaccactACTCACTGACctctactcactgaccccctactcactgaccccctactcactgacccctacacactgacccctactcactgtCCCCTACACACTgtcccctactcactgacccctactcactgaacccctactcactgaccactACTCACTGACctctactcactgaccccctactcactgaccccctactcgctgacccctacacactgacccctactcactgtcccctacacac includes:
- the pdf gene encoding peptide deformylase, mitochondrial: MLPVWRWILRAPRLSSWELAACGGRALGRCGPGRPYSQKQRSFWAFIRRRLRGPPVPPFPRPCLVGEPVLRARAAPVAAAEVTGPEVQRLVSALVRTMRRLGALGLSAPQLGVPLQVMVLEVTEQILEAEAPAARQARDMVAVPLRVFINPQLRVIDSRTAVWPEACHSVPGYAACVPRYRAVEVTGLDERGEAVSWRASGWAARILQHEMDHLNGQLYIDKMDSTTFENLHWMEEND